The nucleotide sequence agctcctccagagtCCTCAAGTTATTATGCTGCAGGTCAAGTGTCTGCAGCTTGGTCAGAGACAGCAGTGCAGAGGGCAAACGCTGTAGCTGGcagtcctgcagcagcagctcggtcAGGTTGACCATCCGCTTCAGTCCTGTCAGTACGAGCAGCCTGGTGCCCTCGTTGTGGATCTCCAGCCTCGCCAAGCTGCCTGCCACCTCACACACCTCCGCAGGGATCCGCTGTAACATGCCACGAATCACCAGCACACGTAGGTGATGCAGCCGGCAGAGGCTGCCCAGCGCCCAGCAGCGGCCCACCCCACCTTCACTGCTCAGACAACCAGAGAGGTGGAGTTCATGCAGGCTGCGGAGGGAGAGGACCCAGCTGGGGATCTCTGATGCCTGAGTAAAGGTGAGGTGGAAGCTCTCCAGACGTTCCTGGAGGACTCCAAGCGCACTGGGATCCACAGCTGCTGTGCAGTGGTAGAGGTGGAGCTCTCTGTTGTAGGAACAGCCAATAAATGTAGATTAATGACACATAAATACTTGTTTATACTATTTTACTGTTGTGgaaataacttttaaaatgGTGTGTATTGTTTAAAATATGTGAAGCCCGACTACACCACTGCACAACTCACCTGAGTGATGTCATGTTGGCTACCTGTGCGGTAAACCTGGCCTCTTTGATGAGCTCCAGTTTGAGAACCTGGAGCTGGCTGAGGGTGAAGAGGGCTGGAGGAAGGCGAGGCAGGGCCACCAGCTGCAGTCTGGAGCAGCCATCTTCACCCACGCTCGTCATGGCTCGCAGCTTCTCCTCCCCCCAATGCCGCTCCAAGCTTTCCTCCAGCAGCCTGCTCTCACCGACCGGCGACAAAAACATGGAGAGACGCTGGACCAGCAAAGGGTCATACTGGTCTAACATGTGTAACAGAAAGGCCAGGTCGTTTCTCAGGTCTGGAACATCTCTCAGGGAGCGCAGCTCCTTCAGGGAGTGGAAGGAATACTGTTGTAAAGAGCTAAAAAGGCACAGACAAAAAATACTATATGGTTTATAGATTCACAAAATATCTATTGTGTAAACATCTTTATCCTTGCACACTCTGCTCACCTGTGTAAAATCCAGCTGAGGGTGTAAACGTTGAGAAGGCCGTACAGCCCCAGCAGGGTCAGGTAGGCCACCAACAGTTTGCGTAGAAGTGAGGAGAGCACGTGGATACAGTCAAAGGCAGCGTAGCCCACCAGGGTCGGCTCCTCAGGGTGACAGGTGTGGGTGAAGGACAAGTTGCTGAGGAGAGGGATGGTGTAACTCACGATCAGAGTTACCATCAGCAGTTTGAATATCGTCTGAACCAAGTAGACCtgatggttaaaaaaacaatgaaagtaaCAGACAAGAAGAACGTGTATGGTCTACAGATCATCTACACTAGAGGAACTCTCACCTTGTAGATGACAGCTGAGCTTTCACAGTGGGACCTGAATTTCCTGACCCTTTCGAACAGAGCCCTGGCCTGTTCCCCGTCACTTTTATCCAGACTCATCACCTGCCTGGGACTGTCAACCACGACCGACGTCTTGGAACCAGGAGAGCACCCTTGGGAGCTGAGGGACCCTGACGACACGGTGGAGCCACGGGAGAGTGTGGAGGGGCACGGAGAGGGAGGCACAGCAGAGGACACACTATTTGACCTCCTCAGAAGTGGGCTGTCTGTGCCTGAGTCTGTGGTTGAGCGTCTCGTGCGGGTCACTGGGGGTGAGGG is from Paralichthys olivaceus isolate ysfri-2021 chromosome 5, ASM2471397v2, whole genome shotgun sequence and encodes:
- the LOC109647191 gene encoding volume-regulated anion channel subunit LRRC8D — translated: MFSLSELVPLNQHQNRSKLLKPWWEVFMDYLVVLMLMTSVLTCTEQLSRDRVVCLPLDPSVTANTSNHSFSTRDTESKTPSSKQPMQIQQDAVPPNLHSAARGRRTHLVYQQYVYISQVCYHEALPLCSRFFPYMALLQSLVLLASGSFWLHFPRTSARIEHFLAILAKCCESPWTSQALSHAARQENIREKEAERQPARPPPSSPSPPVTRTRRSTTDSGTDSPLLRRSNSVSSAVPPSPCPSTLSRGSTVSSGSLSSQGCSPGSKTSVVVDSPRQVMSLDKSDGEQARALFERVRKFRSHCESSAVIYKVYLVQTIFKLLMVTLIVSYTIPLLSNLSFTHTCHPEEPTLVGYAAFDCIHVLSSLLRKLLVAYLTLLGLYGLLNVYTLSWILHSSLQQYSFHSLKELRSLRDVPDLRNDLAFLLHMLDQYDPLLVQRLSMFLSPVGESRLLEESLERHWGEEKLRAMTSVGEDGCSRLQLVALPRLPPALFTLSQLQVLKLELIKEARFTAQVANMTSLRELHLYHCTAAVDPSALGVLQERLESFHLTFTQASEIPSWVLSLRSLHELHLSGCLSSEGGVGRCWALGSLCRLHHLRVLVIRGMLQRIPAEVCEVAGSLARLEIHNEGTRLLVLTGLKRMVNLTELLLQDCQLQRLPSALLSLTKLQTLDLQHNNLRTLEELLSLAHLRRLSCLRLAYNHVVVLPASVGVLRGLELLDLSNNQLQSLPSALFTLRLLCRLLLAGNLLEELPMEIKSLQLLTELDLSGNRLEKLPPELFSGCLELRILNVAHNCLSSLPCGIAALNKLCRLDLRSNSLEELPAELGCCTGLHRGGLLVEDWLFLSLPPHVRDFLNRSCSNSGAYSEDRSRPESDSFPYFSPTQWSFSSALESQI